In a genomic window of Halomonas denitrificans:
- the aroC gene encoding chorismate synthase, producing the protein MSYNRFGRVLSITTFGESHGPAIGCVIDGFPPGVAISAEEIRDAMLRRATGRSRHTSQRREAEDVQILSGTFEGRTTGTPIALVVYNTDARSKDYADIAAQFRPGHADYTYHHKYGVRDYRGGGRSSARETAMRVAAGALAAKYLHDRFGIRITGWLGQLGEQVCDENFDAESIDDNPFFCPDPLKVPALEAYMDALRKEGDSVGALVRARAENVPPGWGAPVYAKLDGDLAAAMMSINAVKGVEIGAGFGSVAQKGTEHRDEITPDGFLGNQAGGVLGGISSGQPVTVAVAFKPTSSLRIPGRTVDTEGRPVDIVTTGRHDPCVGIRAVPIVEAMLALTLMDHYLLHRAQCGDVPPQSPRVE; encoded by the coding sequence ATGAGCTACAACCGATTCGGCCGCGTGCTGAGCATCACGACCTTCGGTGAGAGTCATGGGCCGGCGATCGGGTGCGTGATCGACGGCTTTCCGCCCGGCGTGGCGATTTCGGCCGAAGAGATCCGGGACGCCATGCTGCGCCGGGCGACCGGTCGCTCGCGGCACACCTCCCAACGGCGCGAGGCGGAGGACGTCCAGATCCTGTCCGGCACCTTCGAGGGGCGTACCACCGGGACGCCTATCGCCCTGGTCGTCTACAACACCGATGCCCGCAGCAAGGATTACGCCGACATCGCTGCCCAGTTCCGACCGGGCCATGCCGACTACACCTACCACCACAAGTACGGCGTGCGCGACTACCGCGGCGGTGGGCGATCCTCGGCGCGCGAGACCGCAATGCGGGTGGCCGCCGGAGCGCTGGCGGCAAAGTATCTCCATGACCGCTTCGGCATTCGCATCACCGGCTGGCTGGGCCAGCTCGGTGAGCAGGTCTGCGACGAGAACTTCGACGCCGAATCGATCGACGACAACCCGTTCTTCTGCCCCGACCCCCTGAAGGTACCGGCGCTCGAGGCCTACATGGACGCCCTGCGCAAGGAGGGCGATTCGGTTGGCGCACTGGTCCGCGCCCGGGCAGAGAACGTGCCGCCCGGATGGGGCGCACCGGTCTATGCCAAGCTCGACGGCGACCTGGCCGCGGCCATGATGAGTATCAATGCGGTCAAGGGCGTGGAGATCGGGGCGGGCTTCGGCTCGGTTGCGCAGAAGGGCACGGAGCATCGCGACGAGATCACGCCCGACGGGTTCCTGGGCAACCAGGCCGGTGGAGTCCTCGGCGGCATCTCGTCGGGCCAGCCGGTGACGGTAGCCGTTGCGTTCAAGCCCACGTCGAGCCTGCGGATTCCGGGGCGCACCGTCGACACCGAGGGGCGGCCGGTGGACATCGTGACCACCGGACGGCACGATCCCTGCGTCGGAATCCGGGCGGTGCCGATCGTCGAGGC